In Nitrospirota bacterium, a single window of DNA contains:
- a CDS encoding glyceraldehyde 3-phosphate dehydrogenase NAD-binding domain-containing protein, which translates to MAERRKAKMISGNKPVLGINGLGRIGKLSLWNHVGRKYFSEIVVNIGRKAGTKLEDVALYIEKDSTYGSLHQYLHGYRSERVIENIDEEKGTMRIDGIPVTVLRESRNPRNIRWKDYGAKVVVEATGKFKDPSVPPDAKEGSALGHIEAGAEKVIVSAPFKIKEKGIQMPDNATTIVIGINDETYNNAKHHVVSAASCTTTCLAYMIKPLLDHFGAQKVLNASMATVHAATGTQEVLDRLPKSGATDLRKNRSIMNNIILTTTGAAKTLELVIPEMKQIGFSAESVRIPTSAGSLIILVVTFSDEVEGPAINRTLLNSIYRDAEQKEKRGYIKYTDEQNVSSDIVGHFGPATIIEGHETHTRTAFITLDLSKFCAMPAEYMKKLPEKIQIPITQAVIYGWYDNELGSYTNMLGDLTQKIASMVYQ; encoded by the coding sequence ATGGCTGAAAGGAGAAAAGCAAAGATGATCTCTGGAAACAAGCCTGTACTCGGTATCAACGGGCTGGGAAGAATCGGCAAACTGTCACTCTGGAATCATGTGGGAAGAAAATATTTCTCTGAAATCGTCGTAAACATCGGCAGAAAAGCCGGGACAAAACTGGAAGATGTCGCCCTGTATATAGAAAAAGACTCCACCTACGGCTCGCTGCATCAGTATCTTCACGGGTACAGATCAGAGAGGGTTATCGAAAATATCGATGAAGAAAAAGGGACAATGCGCATCGACGGCATTCCCGTTACTGTTCTGCGTGAGTCGCGGAACCCGAGAAATATCCGCTGGAAGGACTACGGAGCCAAAGTTGTCGTAGAGGCGACAGGCAAGTTCAAAGACCCCTCAGTCCCTCCTGATGCAAAGGAAGGATCTGCACTCGGACATATCGAGGCGGGTGCAGAGAAAGTCATTGTTTCGGCTCCCTTCAAGATTAAGGAAAAGGGCATCCAGATGCCCGACAATGCGACAACCATTGTAATCGGCATCAACGATGAGACCTACAACAATGCAAAGCACCATGTTGTCTCAGCCGCATCCTGCACCACTACCTGTCTTGCGTATATGATCAAGCCGCTCCTTGATCATTTCGGTGCACAGAAGGTACTGAACGCCTCAATGGCCACTGTACATGCCGCAACCGGCACACAGGAGGTACTTGACAGGCTTCCAAAATCCGGTGCGACTGATCTTCGGAAAAACAGGAGCATCATGAACAATATCATTCTGACCACAACCGGAGCAGCAAAAACACTGGAACTCGTGATTCCGGAAATGAAACAGATAGGTTTCAGTGCCGAGTCTGTGCGCATTCCCACGTCTGCAGGTTCATTGATCATCCTGGTGGTAACCTTTTCCGATGAGGTCGAAGGACCTGCGATCAACAGGACTCTCCTCAACAGTATTTATCGTGACGCGGAGCAGAAGGAAAAGAGAGGGTATATCAAATATACCGACGAACAGAACGTCTCTTCAGACATTGTCGGCCACTTTGGCCCTGCGACGATTATCGAAGGCCACGAGACACACACAAGGACTGCGTTTATTACCCTCGACCTTTCGAAATTCTGCGCAATGCCGGCAGAGTATATGAAGAAACTTCCGGAGAAGATACAGATTCCCATTACCCAGGCGGTAATCTACGGGTGGTACGACAATGAACTCGGAAGCTACACCAACATGCTCGGAGACCTGACCCAGAAAATAGCGTCCATGGTATACCAGTAA
- a CDS encoding PEP/pyruvate-binding domain-containing protein, with product MTPDIQKSASPKYEVLREVIQEYPGLLTALEPLLDALNRATGDWNFIIREMRSYALKNFYTHDHHEKGAEAIRTVIEVFLEAMENPDVSVHQASAESLIFYLEKILLDGSELSRYEEILNGCFSAMLQLPDKLFFLLVSNPHQIKKLGQIILGKNSPAMHTETFNNLLARYFSMTFSSWLNETDPADWIPGLSEPPLSAQQNRDLEDLVFPVSHAHLREMTVLLAHIRQSDDQTSQLKELLNLPGYTQIVRYYEDIAGKLRITGDTSRDLKLKLAYLLTVMENPGLSVIQENALREINRTVANIIRGEEPEQIRITLAGVFIALKQSLRMYPDTSLFCIQGIGNEIYARGVSGLVEWYLQKIISLGFQYPVIQGVTDEWQVQSNRSHLRNIRVWLELIENDPKWSKTLISALIINLKLGGVHISDTDIFQKDITKLLNSDIKPVYHLVKQMAKGFPVYFSEIGAEGPLREVSTEVDESTHRTDVLVHFLRKQSHVESSARVVDFIREVINFWRTGEKKPLRGFLPEHIYEQIAVSGPYVDELRTVFNDLFDQKGLSEVSDLLYLDDDEIAALAYGTQNVSEKEKRRAFLTVKFYQLLNKKYNLDTQDIKDQLKFAQSLGLPHAGPLITVLENGTVSQRLREVLKYLGLLKDIILSTERFEPVENVFRKRHIAAGIPSMYGNYHERKFDALSITFRLENLANILFEELINSINLRFITRATLFQIEKFVSLFFQALRLDGISSNKLENAMELLSVALEVRRFSFSQYIDIFRGFSEAVQDVLNTYYDGIYKNTLKQIIPLMESTLILPKYLHTGTEQSEPEFINTISEQFLRETVAESLGLQQLDNFVSRILKTLFEQAEGLDVGNLDLLMSYDPKKALSGIHTPNKATIDRIHLGNKGYNLIKLASLGIPVPPGFIITTEVFRCEKAIHRFRHVREHLDEGIRKKMQTLEKQTGKFFGDPENPLLVSVRSGGAISMPGMMISFLNVGMNESVCRGLLKQTSKPWFVWDCYRRFLQCWGMSFGMERDSFDDIMNSCKEHYKVLRKIQFTPDQMREIAFSYREAIRNSGIEIIDDPNTQLQIAIEQVFKSWFSQKTQAYREIMGISENWGTAVIVQAMAYGNLDINSGTGVLFTRNPQDSVDKVMLWGDFAIGAQGEDIVSGLIRTLPISDDQKPFEDRTSEISFEESFPDLYAALLKICKDLIYQERWGAQEVEFTFEGRNSDKLYILQTRDMSITRKESFMAFLPSKKLTSSYLSRGIGVGGGALSGRVVFDLDEIRKLREKDPDTHLILIRSDTVPDDIRHISAADGLLTARGGSTSHASIIANRLGKTCVVSCNNLIVWETQKKCKLNKRVIKVGDFLSIDGRNGSVFFGKHPVREIKAELPAKL from the coding sequence ATGAGAAAGGCGCTGAAGCGATCAGGACTGTCATTGAGGTATTTCTGGAAGCGATGGAAAATCCTGATGTCTCGGTGCATCAGGCTTCAGCAGAGAGCCTTATATTCTATCTCGAGAAAATTCTGCTTGACGGAAGTGAACTCAGCAGGTATGAAGAGATACTGAACGGGTGCTTTTCCGCAATGCTGCAACTGCCGGACAAACTGTTTTTTCTCCTCGTGTCAAACCCCCATCAGATCAAGAAACTCGGGCAGATCATCCTCGGAAAAAACTCCCCGGCCATGCATACGGAAACATTCAACAATCTACTCGCGCGGTATTTCTCCATGACGTTTTCCTCCTGGCTTAATGAAACAGATCCTGCGGACTGGATACCCGGTCTTTCGGAACCTCCCCTGAGTGCACAACAGAATCGCGATCTGGAAGATCTGGTCTTCCCGGTCTCGCATGCGCACCTCAGGGAAATGACCGTTCTTCTTGCACACATCCGGCAATCTGACGATCAGACGTCGCAGCTGAAAGAACTTCTGAATCTGCCCGGGTATACGCAGATTGTCAGGTATTATGAAGATATTGCCGGGAAACTGCGCATCACCGGAGACACATCCCGTGATTTGAAGCTGAAGCTTGCGTATCTTCTTACGGTCATGGAAAACCCGGGCCTCTCCGTCATCCAGGAAAATGCCCTCAGGGAGATCAACCGTACAGTGGCGAATATCATTAGGGGCGAGGAGCCGGAACAGATCAGAATCACGCTTGCAGGAGTCTTCATTGCGCTGAAGCAGAGCCTCCGCATGTATCCGGACACTTCGCTGTTCTGCATTCAGGGGATCGGCAATGAGATCTACGCCAGGGGTGTCAGCGGTCTCGTTGAGTGGTATTTGCAGAAAATCATCTCGCTCGGGTTTCAATATCCCGTGATACAGGGAGTTACGGACGAATGGCAGGTCCAGTCTAACCGCAGTCATCTCAGAAACATCCGCGTCTGGCTTGAACTGATCGAGAATGATCCAAAATGGTCAAAAACGCTCATTTCAGCCCTTATCATCAATCTGAAGCTGGGCGGTGTGCACATAAGCGACACTGATATTTTCCAGAAAGATATCACGAAACTCCTCAACAGTGACATAAAACCCGTGTATCATCTTGTCAAACAGATGGCGAAAGGCTTCCCGGTCTATTTCAGTGAGATCGGCGCCGAGGGTCCGCTGCGCGAAGTGTCAACGGAAGTGGATGAATCCACACACAGAACCGACGTCCTCGTGCACTTTCTGCGGAAACAGAGTCATGTGGAAAGCAGTGCACGGGTGGTCGATTTCATCCGGGAAGTCATCAATTTCTGGAGAACTGGAGAAAAAAAACCGCTCAGGGGCTTCCTGCCTGAACACATTTATGAACAGATTGCCGTCTCAGGTCCGTATGTGGATGAATTGCGGACGGTCTTTAACGACCTCTTTGACCAGAAGGGGCTTTCCGAAGTATCCGATCTCCTGTATCTTGACGATGACGAGATTGCAGCTCTTGCTTATGGTACACAGAACGTATCCGAAAAAGAGAAGAGACGCGCATTCCTCACGGTAAAATTCTATCAGCTTCTGAACAAAAAATATAACCTGGACACGCAGGATATCAAAGACCAGCTGAAGTTTGCGCAGAGCCTTGGACTGCCTCATGCCGGGCCACTGATCACGGTACTGGAAAACGGGACCGTATCCCAGCGGCTCAGGGAAGTATTGAAATATCTCGGGCTTTTAAAAGACATCATCCTTTCCACGGAAAGATTTGAGCCTGTCGAAAACGTCTTTCGCAAAAGACACATCGCCGCAGGCATTCCTTCCATGTACGGGAACTATCATGAAAGAAAATTCGATGCGCTCTCGATTACCTTCCGCCTCGAAAACCTGGCAAATATCCTCTTCGAAGAACTCATTAATTCCATAAACCTCAGGTTCATTACGAGGGCCACACTCTTTCAGATAGAGAAATTCGTCTCTCTGTTTTTCCAGGCGCTCAGGCTGGACGGCATCTCCTCGAACAAACTGGAGAATGCGATGGAACTGCTTTCCGTCGCGCTCGAGGTCCGGAGATTCTCCTTTTCCCAGTACATCGATATATTCAGAGGCTTCTCCGAAGCTGTGCAGGACGTTCTCAATACCTATTATGACGGCATCTACAAGAACACCCTTAAGCAGATTATCCCTCTGATGGAGAGTACCCTTATCTTGCCAAAGTACCTCCACACAGGTACCGAACAAAGTGAGCCGGAGTTCATCAACACAATTTCCGAGCAGTTTCTCAGAGAAACTGTTGCGGAATCGCTGGGACTTCAGCAGCTGGATAATTTTGTCAGCAGGATACTGAAGACGCTGTTCGAACAGGCGGAGGGACTCGATGTGGGGAATCTCGATCTCCTTATGAGCTATGACCCCAAAAAGGCGCTTTCAGGTATTCATACCCCAAACAAGGCGACTATCGACAGGATTCATCTCGGGAACAAGGGATATAATCTCATCAAGCTCGCCTCTCTCGGCATTCCCGTTCCTCCGGGCTTCATCATCACGACAGAAGTATTCCGCTGCGAGAAGGCAATACACAGATTCAGGCATGTCAGAGAGCATCTCGATGAAGGTATCAGAAAAAAGATGCAGACACTCGAAAAGCAGACCGGCAAGTTCTTCGGTGACCCTGAAAACCCTCTGCTTGTATCGGTAAGAAGCGGCGGTGCGATCTCTATGCCCGGCATGATGATCTCCTTTCTTAATGTCGGCATGAATGAATCAGTCTGCCGCGGACTGCTCAAACAGACTTCAAAGCCCTGGTTCGTGTGGGACTGCTATCGGCGATTCCTCCAGTGCTGGGGGATGTCTTTCGGCATGGAACGGGACAGTTTTGATGATATCATGAACTCATGCAAGGAGCACTATAAAGTTCTCAGGAAGATTCAGTTTACCCCGGATCAGATGAGAGAAATTGCCTTCTCATACCGGGAGGCGATCAGAAACAGCGGCATAGAAATCATTGATGACCCGAACACGCAGCTGCAGATCGCAATTGAACAGGTCTTTAAATCCTGGTTCTCGCAGAAGACCCAGGCATACCGCGAGATAATGGGAATTTCCGAAAACTGGGGCACCGCGGTAATTGTTCAGGCGATGGCCTACGGAAATCTTGACATCAATTCCGGCACCGGCGTCCTTTTCACCCGCAATCCCCAGGATTCCGTTGACAAGGTAATGCTCTGGGGTGATTTTGCCATCGGTGCACAGGGAGAAGATATTGTCTCCGGTCTCATACGGACTCTTCCCATCTCAGACGACCAGAAACCCTTCGAGGACAGGACATCGGAAATCTCATTTGAAGAGAGTTTTCCAGATCTTTATGCCGCGCTGCTCAAGATCTGCAAGGACCTTATCTATCAGGAACGATGGGGTGCCCAGGAGGTTGAATTCACCTTTGAGGGAAGAAACAGCGACAAGCTGTATATTCTTCAGACGCGCGACATGTCGATCACGCGAAAAGAAAGTTTCATGGCATTCCTTCCTTCAAAAAAGCTGACTTCAAGTTACCTTTCAAGGGGCATCGGAGTCGGAGGAGGGGCGCTGAGCGGAAGGGTTGTATTCGATCTGGACGAAATCCGCAAACTCAGGGAGAAGGATCCCGATACCCACCTGATCCTCATCAGATCCGATACGGTACCTGACGATATCAGGCATATCTCGGCCGCGGACGGGCTGCTGACAGCCCGCGGAGGTTCCACTTCTCATGCCTCCATCATTGCAAACCGTCTCGGCAAAACCTGTGTTGTCAGCTGTAACAACCTGATAGTCTGGGAAACCCAGAAAAAATGCAAACTGAACAAGCGGGTAATAAAAGTCGGGGATTTCCTGAGCATCGATGGCCGCAATGGTTCTGTCTTTTTCGGCAAACATCCGGTAAGAGAAATAAAGGCAGAATTGCCTGCCAAGTTGTAG